A DNA window from Pleurodeles waltl isolate 20211129_DDA chromosome 12, aPleWal1.hap1.20221129, whole genome shotgun sequence contains the following coding sequences:
- the LOC138267300 gene encoding olfactory receptor 5V1-like — protein sequence MTELNSTHGSGFLLLGFSDVSPRLQILIGAMFTLIYLITLIGNLIIFVILTIDPVLQTPMYFFLKNLSLADIWFTNVTIPKTVTGSLSQNRHISFKGCATQMFFFFVFGITECVLLAVMSFDRYVAICIPLRYMTIMSRSMCTYLASGSWIMSTVSSLSLTSATFSLPFCESHEINHFFCDVPPLMELACGNTFISETVTTLTSVFTLMVPFLFIIITYTVIVSKIMKIRSAEGRSTAASTCASHLVSVVLLYGTTILTYAQPKSSYSMERIFSVCYACLTPMLNPLIYSLRNKEVKGALKKLKLRLSKVI from the coding sequence ATGACTGAATTGAATTCAACTCATGGGAGCGGATTCCTTCTCCTGGGCTTCTCCGATGTGTCGCCGCGTCTGCAGATCCTTATTGGAGCCATGTTTACACTCATATACCTGATCACACTCATTGGAAACCTGATCATTTTCGTCATACTTACCATTGACCCAGTTCTCCAGACACCAATGTATTTTTTCCTCAAAAACCTGTCCCTTGCAGACATCTGGTTTACCAATGTGACCATCCCAAAAACTGTGACTGGATCACTATCCCAGAACAGACATATTTCCTTCAAGGGATGTGCTACACAAATGTTCTTCTTCTTTGTGTTTGGTATCACCGAGTGTGTCCTGCTGGCAGTCATGTCATTCGATCGATACGTAGCCATCTGCATCCCTCTTCGTTACATGACCATCATGAGCAGGTCAATGTGTACTTACCTAGCCTCTGGCTCATGGATCATGTCAACAGTCAGTTCACTCAGCTTGACCTCTGCGACCTTCAGCTTACCCTTCTGTGAGTCTCATGAAATAAATCACTTCTTCTGTGATGTCCCACCACTTATGGAGCTGGCTTGTGGGAACACTTTTATAAGCGAGACTGTGACCACACTCACAAGTGTCTTCACATTAATGGTGCCCTTTCTGTTCATTATAATCACGTATACAGTTATCGTCTCAAAGATCATGAAGATCCGATCTGCCGAAGGGAGGTCGACTGCAGCCTCCACGTGTGCTTCTCACTTGGTCTCTGTAGTTTTATTGTATGGCACCACGATTCTTACGTATGCTCAACCCAAGTCAAGTTACTCCATGGAAAGGATATTTTCTGTCTGCTATGCTTGTTTAACCCCCATGTTGAATCCTCTAATCTATAGTTTAAGAAATAAGGAGGTGAAAGGAGCCCTTAAAAAGCTAAAACTTAGATTGTCTAAGGTTATATGA